ACACAGTATGACCGCGCATCTTTAGAGGTTTGGCAGTCATTAGGTGAGTGGTTTGGGGATGAAGCTGAATATTTGGTCAATAAGATACTAAAGCGACTTGATGGAAATAAATCTAGTTCATTGGATCCTATATCTCAATTACCTGACGGCTATCGTATTGTTATATATACATTAGATGAAACCAGCGCTGGAAGAGTAAAAAAAATATTGGCTGAGAGACAACCAAATTTGCAAATAGATATATGTGCCGATGCAGTTGTTACTGACCAAATGAAATCAATCACTCAAAATGCAGATATGCATGTCTTGGTTTGGCGTTGTATGAAGCATAGTGTGTATTATGGAATAACACCCTATATAGATGAACCTGTTCGCCCCATTTCTCGAGGCTCATCAAGCATTCTCCGCGCTATAGAGGAGCGTTCCCAAAGTTTGATAAATTAGTCTATTTTTTAATAAGGTACCCATCGAGAACGTTAATAATCGACTCAATCTCTTGCGTTGAATAATCTTCTTCAATATCTAACTTCTCAGCCACCATCATAAAGCTGAGTTCGACATAATGGGCGCGATGTTCATCAGAAGGATCCCAATCAGGTTCGAGCATCCATTCGAAATCGCGTCCTGGTTTAAACTGCCGTGCTGCTTCAACAACTTTGCTCACACTGCTCCTCCATCACTCATACATAAATAATTGATTCGATTATACTGCGAAGTTGCTGTATGTCCTTATCAGTATTGAAATAGCCAACACTCACACGCACAGTACCACCAGATGCGGTTGAATTAATAAACTCATGTGTCCAAGGTGAGCAATGTAAACCTGCGCGGACGGCAATATTCTGTGCACCGAGGGCTGTTTCAATCATTTGGGGTTTGATGTTATTCACCGAAAAAGAAACAATACCAGTAATTAGATTGCGGTCACCAGGCAAATATACAATCACATCGGATAGATTGCTCAGCACATCGGACAGTAGATTGGTGAGTGATCGACTATGTTCGATAATTGTGTCTCGCCCTGTTTCATTCAGCCACTTGAGCGAAGCATTCAAGCCAGCGATAGCACTGATATTCTGACTTCCTGCTTCAAATCGAGACACACCCTCTTCAGGCATCTCAATGCTCTCAGATATAGTCCCTGTGCCACCACGCAAAAGTGGCTCTGGTCGCCATTGTGTACCAAAGGCAATTCCAGCAATACCATAAGGACCATAGAGAGATTTATGCCCTGACCACACGAGCGCATCAATAAGTGACATTTCGAG
The Phototrophicus methaneseepsis DNA segment above includes these coding regions:
- a CDS encoding aminotransferase class V-fold PLP-dependent enzyme, whose protein sequence is MTSEQEIIYLDNAATTFPKPEAVYLAMDSFYRQFGGNAGRGANPLARKAAGLVDETRAMLRAWLSAPEVTFAPSATIALNTVIMGAKLRAGDVVYVTPFEHNSVLRPLEHLRKTFGIQIRVLPFDKHSFECRLDEVKKLFRLEPPAMLCLSQVSNVLGLVIPVDELAQIAKQIRPDSITLVDGAQAAGLRQLEMSLIDALVWSGHKSLYGPYGIAGIAFGTQWRPEPLLRGGTGTISESIEMPEEGVSRFEAGSQNISAIAGLNASLKWLNETGRDTIIEHSRSLTNLLSDVLSNLSDVIVYLPGDRNLITGIVSFSVNNIKPQMIETALGAQNIAVRAGLHCSPWTHEFINSTASGGTVRVSVGYFNTDKDIQQLRSIIESIIYV